In the genome of Terriglobia bacterium, the window TCGACTGTTCTGCGCCCGCCCAATCCCAGTCGTAGTGCATCCGAATCCAGCCAAGCTGATGGTGACCCTGCGGAAGTGCGGGATCAAGTTCCAGTTCGCGCTGCACGGCCCAACGTGCGGTCTGGATTACCTCGGGAGTCATACCGGACACAGTCGCCATGATTGCTACGGCGTCCGCCAAGCCCGCATATGCCAGCGCATATTCCGGGTCGATGGCTAGGGCTTGCTGCATGTACGCGAGGCTTGTACGAAGACCGTCTTCCGATAATCGGAAGAAGCAGTGGCGACCCTTGAGATATAGTTCGTGCGCCACGGGATTCACTGGGCGGGGACGGCTCAAGCGCCGGTGCTCTTCCGGCGTGAGCGTCACTTCGATCTCGTCCGCGATCGTACGCGCCATCTCGTCCTGCATTTCGAGAACGTCGCGCAGATCGCTATCATAGTTTCTGGCCCAGAGATGCTGGTCTCTGGCCGCATCGATCAACTGTGCGGAGATGCGCACGTGATCACCGTTGCGAATCACAGATCCTTCCACCAGGGCCTGTACCGCGAGTTCGGCGCCAATCTGTGCGACCGGCTTGCTGGTGGCCTTGTACTGCATGGCCGAAGTCCGGGAGATCACCCGCAGGGCTCCGATCTGGGCCACTGCCGAAATCAGCGCTTCTGTCATGCCGTCGGCGAAATATTCTTGCTGCGGATCACCGGAAAGATTCACCAATGGCATAACTGCGATTGAACGGATCGGTGAGGCAACCGGATGCACTTTCGCGGTCAGGCGGTAACCACTGCCACGGTATGTCTGAATGAAATCGTCGTTTCCGAATGCCTGGCGCAACTGCCGGATGGCTCGCGTTAACACGTGTTCGGTCACAAACGTGTCCGGCCATACATTGCGCATCAGCTCATCTTTAGATACGACGCCACCAGCGTGCTCCGCCAGGCACACCAGTACCAGCATGGGTTTGTGCTCGAGATGGCTTGAATTCCCGTTTTTCGACACGGCGCCCAATCTCGGTTGAATCAGCCATTCGCCCACGAAGAATTCCTCGCCGGTCCGATCATCGGCTAGAGATTGAGCTGCTTTTACCATTCGTAATCAAGCATTTACGGGCGTTCCAGACGCTTGATGATACTCCGGATGAATACCCTGCGAAAGTGAATTATGGTCCAAACATCAGCCAAACGTCAGGTTAGAGTCAGGATTTATCTCAACGCATGGTCTAAGAATGTTGCTGTACCTGCGGCGTGCGCTCCAAGTGCATCGCCGCAAAACAATTCCGTCATGGAGGCGGTCATGAAAACGAAGACAGGCACACTGATTGCGACCGCAGTAATCATGCTGGTAGTCGCCCTTCCGGTCATATCACAAGAATGCTCGATCCAGACGATTACCGGAACCTATGTTTTCCGCTACACTGGCCAGAGCTTCATTGGCGGCCCACCGTACGCCATCGATGTCGTAGCGAACCCCGCTGCCGGAGTGCTGCCGCTGCATGCGCCCGGAGCGTACCTTTCTGGCAGCGAACTGGGGATTTTGACCGTCAACCCCGATTCGAGTATCACCGCTCGGGTTTGGTTGCACATGGGAAAGTTCCACACCGACCCATCGATAACGACCCTTCCGGCTCAAGTAACCTCGGTTGAAATTGAGCATGGTATCGACGGACAAGCGCTAGGCTGTATTGCGACCCTCGCGTTACCACCCGATCTTGTCGGGGGCCCGGCGACAGTTGATAAATTCGTCGTGTTGGACAACGGGAATGAGATCCGAGGTGTACATGCGACAGACGGCTACCCAGTCACCACCTCGATCGCAGTCGGCAAGCGGATAACCCGGGCGCTGGATGCCGCACCACGCTGCGGAACAAACACCATGAAGGGGTCATATGTGGCCACGTGCCCTGGCCTCCTCTACAACTCGGATGGAACAACAATGAGCATCGCGTCCATGCTCGATCTGAAATCGCTACCCGAGGGTCTACTGAGCGGCATGCTCTTCAACCGCGTCGAGAACCATGCCACAGAAAGCCCGGTGCATGGCCTCCTGGCCATGAATCCGGACTGTAGCGGCGAAGGCTATCTTTATGGACTGCTGCCAGGTTCCGGGGCTAAGGCTCTATTCGTTCTGTTTGCCTACGACCAGGGAAAGGGCGCATTCCTCTTACCGACTGAACTGGAACTGCCGAACGGAATGCGGCTGCCGTATCCGTCAACGCAGTCGTGCGTCGTCGAACGGACTGCCCCGTAACGATGGTGCGGCTCGCCGAAGATGATCTTTTCGGATCTCCCTCAAAGAAAAACCCCACCGCGTCTCGGGAGACCGCGATGGGGTTTCTTTTGCACGGGAGCTTATTCGAAGCGCAAGGCCTCGATCGGGTCGAGTCGGGCAGCGCGCTTTGCCGGATAGTATCCGAAGAAGATTCCTACCAGCGTTGAGAACAGCATTGCGCCGGCGATCGCCACGCCCGAAATGCTGACCGGCCACTTCAGTGTATGCGTGATCAGCAGCGCCATTCCGATTCCGGAGAACACGCCCACCACGCCGCCGAGAAGGCTAAGCACGACTGCCTCGATGAGGAATTGTTTCTGGACATCCTTCTCTTCGGCGCCGATGGCCATGCGTATGCCGATTTCACGCGTACGCTCAGTGACGGAAACCAGCATGATGTTCATGATGCCGATGCCGCCTACGATCAGCGAGACACCCGCGATCGAGGCCAGCAGCAGCGTCATCAAGCTCGACTGCTGGTCGGCAAAGCTGGCGAGATCAGCCAGGTTGCGGACGTTGAAATCATTCTCTTCCCCCGAGTGAATGCGGTGCCGGTCCCGCAGCAGCGCCGTGATCTGGTCCTGCACCACGTTGCTCATGTCCTGCGAGGTGGCAGAGACCATGATCGACCGCAGCCAATCCTGGCCCGTAATCTTCTTCTGCAAGGTTGTGATTGGGACGAAAACTGCATCGTCCTGGTCGCCGCCCATTCCGGACGATCCCTTGGCGTCGAGAACTCCGACTACCGTGAACGGCAGGTTGGAGATGCGCATCGTTTGCCCGATCGGGTTCTGTCCGTCCGGGAAAAGGTTCCTCTTCACTGTCTGGCCGATCACTACGACGTTGCTGGCGCTCTCGACGTCACCGTTTTGGAAGCTCGAGCCTTCAGCCATGGGCCAGTTGCGAATGTCGAAATACTGCGGCTCGGTACCCGTCACCTGGGTCGCCCAGTTGTTGTCTTCAAAAACCACCTGGGCACTGGTTCCATTCACCGGAGCCGCAGCGGCTACACCCGGGACCTCGCGAAGAATCGCCTGCATGTCGGCGGTGACGAGAGTCTTCGTCTGTCCGGCGCCGGTATGCATTCCACCGCGGTTGACGCCGCCGCTATTGACGGCGAGCAGGTTGGAGCCCATGGCGGCGATCTGTTGCTGCGTCACCTCCGACGCGCCACGGCCGATGCCTACCATGGCGATGACCGCCGCCACTCCAATGATGATGCCCAGCATCGTCAAACTTGAACGCAGCTTGTTGCGCGACAACGCACGAATCGCAACTCGTAATATCGACAGGAAATCCATAACTCCCCCTTACGCTACCGCGGGCAACTGCTGCAGGATCTCGGCCGCCCGGTTGCGGCTGTCCACGAGGAAGTCCTTCTGGATCTGTCCATCGCGGAAAACAATGTTTCGTTTCGCGAACTGTGCGATGTCCGGCTCGTGGGTCACCAGCACGATAGTCAGCCCGGAATCGTTCAGCCGCTGGAAGATGTCCATGATCTCAACCGAGGTGCGGCTGTCCAGGTTGCCGGTCGGCTCGTCGGCGAGCAGGATCGAGGGCTGGTTGACCAGTGCCCTCGCGATCGCCACGCGCTGCTGCTGTCCGCCGGAGAGCTGCGAGGGATAGTGTTCCGAGCGATCCCCGAGCCCGACCATGTTTAGCGCGTTCACCGCGCGCTGGAAGCGCTCTTCCTTGCCGATCCGCGCATAGAGCGTTGGCAACTCGACGTTCTCCAGCGCCGTAGTACGCGAGAGCAGATTGAAACCCTGGAAGACGAAACCGATGCGGCGGTTGCGAATCTTCGCCAACTCGCTCTTGGTCATCTGCGCGACGTCCGTGCCTTCGAGGAGGTAGCGCCCAGAAGTCGGGCGGTCGAGGCAGCCGAGCATGTTCATGAACGTCGACTTTCCGCTACCGCTGGCGCCCATGATCGCCACGAACTCGCCGCGCCTGATTTCCATGCTCACTCCGCGCAGGGCCGCTACCTTGGTCTCGCCCAGGTCGTAGATGCGCTGTACGTCCTCCACTCGAATCACCGCCTGGCCGTTTTGTTTCGTCGTCATTGCTTCGTGTTCCAGAGTCGCTTCCATAACTGCCTCCCGCATTCCCTGCTCCCCCAGCGCTCCCGGCCGAGGCGGCCGGGGCTACTGAAACTACCTCGTGCTCATCCGCTTACCGTCCCGGCGGCCTGCGTCCGGCCGGAGCTAATGGACTGCTCGAACTCTTGAAGCTGCTGCCTGAGGTGAGCTTCCCGGTCACAAGTTGGTCGCCCGGCTGCAAGCTGCCTTTCAGCACTTGCGCGATCTCAGTATTGGTGTGATCGGTGATTCCGGTCTTCACAACCACCGGCTCCAGCAAGTTGTTTTGGCCAAGCTTCCACAGCGTCGCGACGCTTGAATTCCCGTTCGACTGCTGCGAGCCTTTACCGCGTCCCGTTGCGCCGATCTTCTGGAATGCCGCCCGGATTTCCGTCGAGCTCATGTCCGGCTTATACCGAAGCGCGGCATCTGGAGCTTCCAGTACGTTGTTCGCTGTAGCCACAGGGATCGTCACGTAGGCGGTCATACCTGGGAACAATTTCATCTCAGGGTTATCGAAGTTCACGACCGTGTTGTAGGTGACCACGTTCTGCACTGTAGTGGCGTTCATGCGAACTTCTGCCACGACACCCGTAAAGGTCTGCTTCGGGAACGCGTCCACACGGAACTGGACCTTCTGGCCCGGTTTGATCATACCCACGTCGGATTCGTCGGTGTTGGTGTACACCTGCATCTTGGTCAGGTCCTGCGCGATGGTGAACAGCGTAGGGGCCTGCAAGGATGCGGCAACCGTCTGTCCGACGTCGACGCTACGCGCAATCACGGTTCCGTCGATGGGGGCGCGAATGATGCAGTTGTTTACGTTCGTCTGCGCGACCGTTACGGCCGCAGCTTTCTGCCTCTGTTGCGCTAGTGCCTGCTCAAGGGCAGCCTTGGCGGCATCGACAGCAGCGATATTGGAATCGTTGGTCGCCTTGGCAGCATCGAGTTGCTGCTGCGCAACTACGCCGGCATTCGCGAGCCCGACGTTTCGTTGATAATCCTGCGCGCTCTGCACGGCGGCGGCTTGTGCTTTAGCGACATTGGCTTTGGCGGCGCTGACGTTCGCAACTGCATTCGCCAGGTCAGCCTGCGCCTGCACCAACTGCCCTTCGAAAATCGAGGGATCGATCTTGGCGATGACTTGGCCCTTCTTTACCTTGTCATTGAAATCGGCGCCGATCGCGGAGATCGTGCCTGACACCTGTGAGCCAACCTGCACGGTAGTGACGGCGTTGATAGTTCCCGTCGCCTGTACCTCGTCGCTTAAATTGCCCTGAAAGGCCTTGACGGTGGTGTACTGCGCCGGCTTGGGTCTCGTGACCACGAAGGCGGCCAGAACCGCTACGCCTAGCACCACACCCAGCAACCAGAACCAGCGCTTCGATATGAGTTTCATCATGGTATTTCTCCCGCTCCACTTCATTAGACCCGGCCGGGAGTCCTGTGGCGGTTAAGTCTGGTATCGCTACGTTACGATTTGTAAAGGCTGGAACTGATTGCAGGTCCATGGGTTAGGATTAGCAAGGACACTGAACCAGGGCGCCAAGGTACAAGGTCTGAAGCGCAAGCACGTCCGTGGGTTTAATTCGTTTCCTATACCTTGGACCTGGTTCCCTGCACCTTTCTCCGATGATCAAAATCCTGATGATCGATGACGATATCGAGTTCGTGCAGATGATGCGCGAGTATCTCGAACCGGAAGGCTTCGCCGTCGCTTCAGCCCACAACTACGACTCCGGCCTGAAAGCCGCGCGGGAGCAGCGTGTCGCGCTGATCGTACTCGACGTCATGCTACCCGGAGGCTCCGGCTTCGACCTCCTGCGAACATTGCGCAAAGAGTCGAAAGTCCCGGTTCTGCTGCTCACCGGACGAGGAGAAGCGGTGGACCGGATTGTTGGCCTTGAGATCGGGGCCGACGATTACTTGCCCAAGCCGGCTGACCCGCGCGAACTGGCAGCACGCATTCGCGCCATACTGCGAAGGACCGAACGTGACGGTTCCGCCGAGCAGAAGGACGATTGGATTCGCATCGGGGAGGTTTCCTTATCATCGCGACGCCGCGAGATCCTTTGCAACAACGAAGCGGTGGATGCCACCGCGTTCGAGTTCAACATCCTGGAACACCTGATGAAGAACGTCGGCAAGATCGTGCCGCGCGAGGAACTCGCGGAAGCCGCGCTGGGTCGCAAGCTTGGAATGCTCGACCGCAGCATAGACGTTCACCTCAGCCGACTGCGCAAGAAGCTCTCGAGCTGCGGGGCAAGCGAACACATCAAGTCGATCCGCGGTTCCGGATACATCTTTGCCGGAATTCGCAGTGACGGAGAACATGATTGATGCGCAGCCTCTTCTGGAAATTCTTCCTATGGTTCTGGCTGGCACAACTGATCGTGCTTGCGCTGGCGATTCTGATCGCGAACTTCGGCTTTGGTAAAGATCAGATTCGCAATGTGGACGAACTGCGTACGCACGTTGCCGACGTCGCGTCCGATGCTGTGCAGGCGTACGAGTCCAACGGCGGGCCTGCGCTCAACCGGTTCCTCTATTCTCAGTTCGAGGTCACCGGCGCACGCTTCTGGCTTTTCGATTCGCAAGCCAACGAGCTTTCCGGCAATCCATACACTGCCGGGGTCGCCAACGCTGTGAAGGGTATTGAGGGGCCGCCGCCGCCGAACGCCGTAGTAACGATTCCGATCAGTGGCGAACGCGGCAACTACATCTTCGCCGGCCAATTACGCCCACGACGCGCAGGGCCGCCGCCGCATGTAATCTTCCGGCAACTCGCGCTCGGCTTCCTGGTTTCCGGTGTGATCTGCTTTTTCCTCGCTCACTCGCTTACCCGCCCAATTGTCCAACTGCGAGGTGCAGCCCAGGAACTGGCAGTCGGGAATCTCGGCGCTCGGGTCGGCGGTAAAGTTGTAAAAAGGCCTGATGAAATCGGAGAACTCGGCCGCGACTTCGACCGCATGGCCGGACAGATCGAAGGTCTCGTCGGAAGCCAGAAGCAATTGCTGCGCGACATCTCCCACGACCTGCGATCACCGCTGCAAAGGATTCGCATGGCACTGGAACTGGCGCGCCGTGGAGACGCGTCGTTGCAGGGACAGCTTGACCGGATCGAGCGGGAAACCGTTCGCATCAACTCGTTCATCGAGCAGTTGCTCACCCTGGCACGCCTCGAGAGCACCGAGGCGACCCCTGCGATGGAGCCCGTCTCCCTCAACGAAATCGTCGAACTGGTCGTGGCGGACGCAAAGCTCGAGGCCGAGAAGATTGGCTGTACCCTCTCGACAACTGCGCTCGCACAGTACACCGTCAACGGAAATCCGGAGATCCTGCACAGCGCAATTGAAAACGTGCTGCGAAACGCTATTTATCACGGCGGCGCCGGCAAACTGGTCGAGATCGGCCTGCACGGCGAGGGCACCGACGCCGTAGTAGCCATCCGCGATCACGGCCAGGGCGTGCCGGAAGACATGGTCGCCCGTCTCTTCGAGCCGTTCTTCCGGGTGGATTCAGCGCGCAGTCTGACCACGGGAGGTTCCGGACTGGGACTCGCGATCGCCTCCCGTGCGGTGGCGCTCCACGGTGGCACAATCTCGGCTCATAACGCGTCGCCGAGCGGACTTGCGGTGACGATCAAACTACCGCTGGCGCGGGCGACGGCGGCGGCCTAGCAAGCTTTGAACATAAAGAAGCCCGGCTCAGTGTTAAGCCGGGCTTACTGCTATTGAAGCGGCCTAGTAAGAGACGCCCACGGCTGCGGCTGCGTTGATTCTCCCCTTGCCGGAGTAAGGATCCGCTCCGGGTTTCAGGATGTCGGTGGCGCTGTTTTCAAGAATGCTCTCAATCTGCGCGGGACTTAACTTGTGGTGTCCGTACTCGCCGACGATGAGGGCTGCTACGCCGCTGACATGAGGTGCGGCCATCGAGGTGCCATCGGCCCAGGAATACGAGTAGCCGGTTGGCTGAGCTGACGTGCCTGTAAAGCCCGCGGGAGATATGACCATGTCGAGCGCCCAGCAGTATTGGTTCAGGTTCCCGGGATAGTTTACGTATGGAACCGAGCAGACCTGGCTTCCTGCGGCTGTGCCGTAGAGCACATTATCTCCACCAGGAGCGGCCAGGTTAATCACAGACTGTCCGTAATTCGTATAGGACGCAGGCCGGTCGTACACACCATCAAACCAGCTCGTCGCGAAGCCAATGGGACCAGTCGCGGCGACCGCGATTCCATTCCCCAGCTGTGCCGGGATTGTCCAGACACTGCAAGATTTATCGGACCCACAAACGTCTGGGTTGTATCCCGGGGCGTTGAGATTCATGCCCTCGTTCCCCGCCGACATAACAACGAGGGTCCCTCTACGCGTAGCCGTCGTGAGGGCGCGATTCAGAGCAGCGATGAGCGTTCCAAGTCCGCCACCACCGGCATTGACTCGCGGGAAAGTAGCGCCCAAGCTCATGTTGATGACGTCGGCCTGAACCGTTGGACCGGAAGCATAGTTGATTCCCTCAATAATCCAACTGAAAGCACCGCTGCCATTGGTTTTGCTCAGTACTTTCACGGCAACGATCGTCGCCGCGGGTGCAACACCCTGCACTCGATAGCCCGTGCCGGCGATGATTCCTGCGACGTGCGTTCCGTGATTGAACGTGCCGGGAATTGGCCAGAGGTCTTCCCCGGGCACAAAGGATGCGCTCAGAGCCAAGTTCACGTTCGGAGCAATTTCGGGATGGGTTGGGATAATGCCAGCGTCGACGACCGCCACCACGGCACCTTTGCCAAGGTATCCAGCTTCTGCTGTAGCATCTGCGTGGATGTTGCGAATGTTCCACTGCAGGTTGTAGTAACGTCCGCTGCCCGAAACAAAATCAGCTTCCGAGCCTGGAGCCTCCACGGAATTGGCTGGGATGCTCTGCTCGTTGGGCGAGATCCATTGCACGACCTGATCTTCGGCGACGTCCTGCACGCCGGACTGGGCGCGGACCCAGTCTGCAAAATTCGGGTCGGTGGAGCGTGCGAGCACCAGGCCCATGTCTTCGAGGTTCGCCACCAGTGCCGAACCTAGTTTGGTCGCGAAGGCCGTGCTGCCCTTTCCCTGGCCTTTCGCGATAATCACATAATTCTTGGCAGTCTGAGCCGCCAAGCTCGATGCAAGAACAAGCACAAACACTACAGCTACCACGAACCTTTTCACGCTGAGTCTCCTTTTAAACGTGCAGAAACGGGAATGGGCGCAATTGTAGTAAGCCCCTTTTGCATTACAAGAAAAAGCGACCACACTTTCAGGAAAATCCGCGCCCGACGCAGATTTTCTCGCGGCGGCAATCTAGATTTACCTAGCGCCAGCCTAATGACAACCACTTAAAACCCCTCGCGACAACGAGCCCGGCTCAGAGTGAGGATTTTGCGGGATGGTTGCATTCGTTTTGTACACTGTACGGGGTGAGGTGAGTGGGTGGGGAGAGGATCGCTGATTTCTCTTGTTGTGTTGTTCGTCTTGTTGCCGGGCGTCTGCGCCTTCGCGCAGGACAACTACGAGATCCAGGTATACGGGTCGGATACCGTTCCGAAATCTTCGACGATGGTGGAATTGCACAGCAATTTCACGTTCCAGGGAACCAAGCAGACTATCGATGGCGTGATTCCGACCTGGCACCAGTTGCACGAAACGCTCGAGATCACGCATGGATTTACGAACTGGTTTGAGACTGGCTTTTACGTCTTTACGTCGGCCAAGAATGGGTACGGATGGGATTGGGTCGGGGATCACATCCGGCCGCGCGTAGCCGTTCCCGAGGATTGGAAGTGGCCGGTCGGATTGAGCCTTTCGATGGAAATCGGCTATCAACGGCCGCTGTACTCCGAAGACACCTGGACTGTGGAACTGCGGCCAATCATCGACAAGAAAATCAACCGGTGGTACCTCGCATTCAATCCGACGCTGGACAAATCGCTGAAGGGGTCGAACCAGAACCAAGGTTGGGGATTCTCGCCGAACCTGAAGGTGAGCTACGACTTCAACAAGACCGTCAGCGGCGGGTTGGAATATTACGGAGCGCTCGGTCCCCTTACCAGTTTCGACGCCATTCCCGACCAGCAGCAGCAGATCGTTCCGTCAATCGATTTAAACCTCTCTCCGAAGTGGGAATTTAATTTTGGCGTCGGAGTAGGAGTTACCAAAAGTACCGATCACCTGCTGGCAAAAATGATCTTGGGATATCGGTTCGATCACATTCGCTTCCCAGGCTGGCACTGAGGGGCGGGAATTCCCTCCCCGTTTCCTTTAAACCTACTCTGCTATACACCCCGCAATCCTTTATCCTGAGCTGTGGGCTCACGACCTTCACCTGCGAAGATTGCGCGACGGAGGAGCCGCTTCCGGACCACTGTTCGATGGCTCATCGTCACCGCGCTGCTTTGCTGGTCTTTCCTGGCTCTGCTCCTCGTGGCCCTGCGATGGATCGCCCCCCCCACAACGATGGTACAAGCGCAACGCCGAGTGCAGTCTTGGATTCATCGCAAACCGTATCAGAAGCGCTACAAATTCGTTCCCCTTAGCCGAATCTCTCCCGACCTTCAGCACGCAGTAATCGCCGCCGAGGATGCGCGGTTTTACCAGCATCATGGGTTCGATTGGCATCAGATGCAAATCGCTGCCGAAGATGACCTGGAACGCGATCGCCGACGCGGAGCTTCC includes:
- a CDS encoding winged helix-turn-helix domain-containing protein: MVKAAQSLADDRTGEEFFVGEWLIQPRLGAVSKNGNSSHLEHKPMLVLVCLAEHAGGVVSKDELMRNVWPDTFVTEHVLTRAIRQLRQAFGNDDFIQTYRGSGYRLTAKVHPVASPIRSIAVMPLVNLSGDPQQEYFADGMTEALISAVAQIGALRVISRTSAMQYKATSKPVAQIGAELAVQALVEGSVIRNGDHVRISAQLIDAARDQHLWARNYDSDLRDVLEMQDEMARTIADEIEVTLTPEEHRRLSRPRPVNPVAHELYLKGRHCFFRLSEDGLRTSLAYMQQALAIDPEYALAYAGLADAVAIMATVSGMTPEVIQTARWAVQRELELDPALPQGHHQLGWIRMHYDWDWAGAEQSMKRAVALDPSHAIGYGVLGELYGALNRHEEAVAAARQACKLDPLSLYLQSALALTLLLAGRPAEAVDQLLASVRLEPNYYRPYIFLVVALAELGYFSEAIAAAEKAVRLSDDPLPKAFMSYAYFCAGRTADAEKIFLELQELGKTRVISPMISAGAHVQRGDLDRALDYLEQACEIRESEVIYLRSFPIWRPLHDHPRFKELIRRMKFPD
- a CDS encoding ABC transporter permease; this translates as MDFLSILRVAIRALSRNKLRSSLTMLGIIIGVAAVIAMVGIGRGASEVTQQQIAAMGSNLLAVNSGGVNRGGMHTGAGQTKTLVTADMQAILREVPGVAAAAPVNGTSAQVVFEDNNWATQVTGTEPQYFDIRNWPMAEGSSFQNGDVESASNVVVIGQTVKRNLFPDGQNPIGQTMRISNLPFTVVGVLDAKGSSGMGGDQDDAVFVPITTLQKKITGQDWLRSIMVSATSQDMSNVVQDQITALLRDRHRIHSGEENDFNVRNLADLASFADQQSSLMTLLLASIAGVSLIVGGIGIMNIMLVSVTERTREIGIRMAIGAEEKDVQKQFLIEAVVLSLLGGVVGVFSGIGMALLITHTLKWPVSISGVAIAGAMLFSTLVGIFFGYYPAKRAARLDPIEALRFE
- a CDS encoding ABC transporter ATP-binding protein — its product is MEATLEHEAMTTKQNGQAVIRVEDVQRIYDLGETKVAALRGVSMEIRRGEFVAIMGASGSGKSTFMNMLGCLDRPTSGRYLLEGTDVAQMTKSELAKIRNRRIGFVFQGFNLLSRTTALENVELPTLYARIGKEERFQRAVNALNMVGLGDRSEHYPSQLSGGQQQRVAIARALVNQPSILLADEPTGNLDSRTSVEIMDIFQRLNDSGLTIVLVTHEPDIAQFAKRNIVFRDGQIQKDFLVDSRNRAAEILQQLPAVA
- a CDS encoding efflux RND transporter periplasmic adaptor subunit → MMKLISKRWFWLLGVVLGVAVLAAFVVTRPKPAQYTTVKAFQGNLSDEVQATGTINAVTTVQVGSQVSGTISAIGADFNDKVKKGQVIAKIDPSIFEGQLVQAQADLANAVANVSAAKANVAKAQAAAVQSAQDYQRNVGLANAGVVAQQQLDAAKATNDSNIAAVDAAKAALEQALAQQRQKAAAVTVAQTNVNNCIIRAPIDGTVIARSVDVGQTVAASLQAPTLFTIAQDLTKMQVYTNTDESDVGMIKPGQKVQFRVDAFPKQTFTGVVAEVRMNATTVQNVVTYNTVVNFDNPEMKLFPGMTAYVTIPVATANNVLEAPDAALRYKPDMSSTEIRAAFQKIGATGRGKGSQQSNGNSSVATLWKLGQNNLLEPVVVKTGITDHTNTEIAQVLKGSLQPGDQLVTGKLTSGSSFKSSSSPLAPAGRRPPGR
- a CDS encoding response regulator transcription factor, translated to MIKILMIDDDIEFVQMMREYLEPEGFAVASAHNYDSGLKAAREQRVALIVLDVMLPGGSGFDLLRTLRKESKVPVLLLTGRGEAVDRIVGLEIGADDYLPKPADPRELAARIRAILRRTERDGSAEQKDDWIRIGEVSLSSRRREILCNNEAVDATAFEFNILEHLMKNVGKIVPREELAEAALGRKLGMLDRSIDVHLSRLRKKLSSCGASEHIKSIRGSGYIFAGIRSDGEHD
- a CDS encoding ATP-binding protein — its product is MRSLFWKFFLWFWLAQLIVLALAILIANFGFGKDQIRNVDELRTHVADVASDAVQAYESNGGPALNRFLYSQFEVTGARFWLFDSQANELSGNPYTAGVANAVKGIEGPPPPNAVVTIPISGERGNYIFAGQLRPRRAGPPPHVIFRQLALGFLVSGVICFFLAHSLTRPIVQLRGAAQELAVGNLGARVGGKVVKRPDEIGELGRDFDRMAGQIEGLVGSQKQLLRDISHDLRSPLQRIRMALELARRGDASLQGQLDRIERETVRINSFIEQLLTLARLESTEATPAMEPVSLNEIVELVVADAKLEAEKIGCTLSTTALAQYTVNGNPEILHSAIENVLRNAIYHGGAGKLVEIGLHGEGTDAVVAIRDHGQGVPEDMVARLFEPFFRVDSARSLTTGGSGLGLAIASRAVALHGGTISAHNASPSGLAVTIKLPLARATAAA
- a CDS encoding S8 family serine peptidase, producing MKRFVVAVVFVLVLASSLAAQTAKNYVIIAKGQGKGSTAFATKLGSALVANLEDMGLVLARSTDPNFADWVRAQSGVQDVAEDQVVQWISPNEQSIPANSVEAPGSEADFVSGSGRYYNLQWNIRNIHADATAEAGYLGKGAVVAVVDAGIIPTHPEIAPNVNLALSASFVPGEDLWPIPGTFNHGTHVAGIIAGTGYRVQGVAPAATIVAVKVLSKTNGSGAFSWIIEGINYASGPTVQADVINMSLGATFPRVNAGGGGLGTLIAALNRALTTATRRGTLVVMSAGNEGMNLNAPGYNPDVCGSDKSCSVWTIPAQLGNGIAVAATGPIGFATSWFDGVYDRPASYTNYGQSVINLAAPGGDNVLYGTAAGSQVCSVPYVNYPGNLNQYCWALDMVISPAGFTGTSAQPTGYSYSWADGTSMAAPHVSGVAALIVGEYGHHKLSPAQIESILENSATDILKPGADPYSGKGRINAAAAVGVSY
- the mtgA gene encoding monofunctional biosynthetic peptidoglycan transglycosylase, with the protein product MGSRPSPAKIARRRSRFRTTVRWLIVTALLCWSFLALLLVALRWIAPPTTMVQAQRRVQSWIHRKPYQKRYKFVPLSRISPDLQHAVIAAEDARFYQHHGFDWHQMQIAAEDDLERDRRRGASTLTQQLVKNLFFGTGRSIARKGVEASLVPVAEIVLGKQRILELYLNVVEWGPGVYGAESACRRDYGTSARNIGRLQAAQLAAVLPAPLRRRPERMNRYSAIILNRMQQMGW